The Candidatus Zixiibacteriota bacterium genome includes a window with the following:
- a CDS encoding FG-GAP repeat protein → MSGIAFSQPQLDIKPSPLKFGYISINGIQTREIVLCNVGNNTLTIDSCVVEPPFYMELLSDIIIEPDDSIAASIIFYPEQEYTFLDEILFYVNGAAECSTLTISGHGIREFESGEIIWSYQHIEDVVCLVVADDYNLDGMPDIMAEGYNIGASGDPLACLSGSGDGETQVIWTARPEGGQANSGGWGDQCLANTGDLNGDGFNDILRGGAWSCRTIFGINGFNGSTIWLHDTYEDTSSGWIHAVARTDDITGDGIPEALACSGSNANAAYCFDGSDGEQIWKYYAGDAIGSIASIMSVNGDFFNEAVFASRDINDENVYCISGASEEVGERVWRCNIHEDTYSLSIISDINDDGYPDIIAGSWGSGVFALSGSCDDESGEIIWNFPMISYTMKAIACPDLDNDGYEDILAAAWSSYALALSGVDGSEIWRFTPGDDIWTVYYTADVTGDSIAEIIAGCFDNNVYLIDGANGNQLWHCDVNARPLTVRYISDVNGDSYDDVIVGTEKNTEAGGEVILIAGGPSEHSYIPVKETSIPKNFLAVSNYPNPFNSTAVIKFNLDCSCDLKLSIYDITGRLVDCISSRGQTGINTIKWDITDRSEIVSGVYFYKLKTGTQTGYGKMIYLK, encoded by the coding sequence ATGTCGGGGATTGCATTTTCTCAACCTCAGCTTGATATTAAACCGTCGCCGCTTAAGTTTGGTTATATATCTATCAATGGCATTCAGACCAGAGAAATAGTCCTTTGTAATGTCGGGAATAATACTTTAACTATAGATTCCTGCGTAGTCGAACCGCCTTTCTATATGGAACTGCTGAGTGATATTATAATTGAGCCTGATGATTCGATAGCAGCATCAATTATATTTTACCCCGAGCAGGAATATACATTCCTTGATGAGATATTATTTTATGTTAATGGCGCAGCTGAATGCAGCACATTAACAATATCGGGGCATGGCATTAGAGAGTTCGAGTCCGGCGAAATAATCTGGTCATACCAGCATATTGAGGATGTGGTTTGCTTAGTAGTTGCTGATGATTACAACCTTGACGGTATGCCTGATATTATGGCAGAAGGCTATAACATCGGCGCAAGCGGCGACCCCTTAGCCTGTCTTTCCGGCTCCGGAGATGGTGAGACGCAAGTTATCTGGACTGCCCGTCCCGAAGGCGGACAAGCAAACTCAGGCGGCTGGGGCGACCAATGCCTTGCTAATACTGGCGATTTAAATGGCGATGGTTTCAATGATATCCTCCGCGGCGGCGCCTGGAGCTGCCGCACAATATTTGGTATAAACGGCTTTAATGGTTCGACTATCTGGCTGCATGATACCTATGAGGATACATCATCGGGATGGATACATGCTGTCGCCCGAACGGACGATATAACCGGCGATGGTATTCCGGAGGCGCTGGCTTGCTCCGGAAGCAATGCTAATGCGGCTTATTGTTTTGATGGCTCTGATGGAGAACAGATATGGAAATATTATGCCGGCGATGCCATTGGCTCTATCGCTTCTATTATGAGCGTTAATGGCGATTTTTTTAATGAGGCTGTATTTGCCTCTCGCGATATAAATGATGAAAATGTTTACTGCATCTCAGGGGCATCGGAGGAGGTTGGCGAACGTGTATGGCGATGCAATATTCATGAGGATACATATTCCCTTTCTATCATCTCCGATATCAATGATGATGGCTATCCGGATATAATAGCAGGCTCATGGGGAAGCGGCGTATTCGCTTTATCCGGATCTTGCGATGATGAATCCGGCGAGATAATCTGGAACTTCCCGATGATAAGCTATACAATGAAAGCTATAGCCTGCCCCGATTTGGATAACGACGGTTATGAGGATATCTTGGCAGCGGCCTGGTCGAGTTATGCTCTGGCCCTATCCGGCGTTGATGGCTCGGAAATCTGGAGATTTACACCGGGCGATGATATCTGGACTGTATATTACACCGCTGATGTTACCGGAGACAGTATCGCAGAAATAATCGCTGGCTGTTTCGACAATAACGTTTATCTCATTGATGGAGCAAACGGAAATCAATTATGGCATTGTGATGTAAATGCCAGGCCGCTTACCGTTCGCTATATAAGCGATGTTAACGGCGACAGCTATGATGATGTAATTGTCGGGACAGAAAAAAATACCGAAGCAGGTGGCGAGGTTATTTTAATAGCCGGCGGTCCTTCGGAGCATTCATATATTCCCGTAAAGGAAACTTCAATACCCAAAAACTTTCTGGCTGTTTCCAACTATCCCAATCCTTTTAATAGCACCGCTGTTATTAAATTCAACCTTGATTGCTCTTGTGATTTAAAACTATCAATTTATGATATTACCGGCAGATTAGTTGATTGTATTAGCAGTCGAGGACAAACCGGAATTAATACCATCAAGTGGGATATTACTGATAGAAGTGAAATCGTCAGCGGCGTTTATTTTTACAAGCTGAAAACCGGTACTCAAACCGGTTATGGCAAGATGATATATTTAAAATAA